Proteins encoded in a region of the Triticum dicoccoides isolate Atlit2015 ecotype Zavitan chromosome 3A, WEW_v2.0, whole genome shotgun sequence genome:
- the LOC119268184 gene encoding uncharacterized protein LOC119268184, whose translation MVQAVGQPCSCHRPSRRAVSSGRSCIGRKAVSPKKKYPLTPLVAAIRRRPDLDGRLLEAKLARGCGNLAFSVSTQSASIQYSIHQVRIGDCDYDLHFPPSRLTHAMALAPSSSSTSPAFPLRTAAHVPLLRPRRQPLRPSPNRRPPRTLPPPRLRLVLATTILPPDAFGKRQKPSLASAACTPAPSGGACPSVEAVSG comes from the exons ATGGTGCAGGCAGTTGGGCAGCCATGCTCATGCCACCGGCCGTCTCG CCGAGCCGTCTCTTCCGGGAGGTCATGCATCGGAAGAAAGGCCGTCTCCCCCAAGAAGAAGTACCCACTGACTCCCCTCGTCGCCGCTATCCGCCGCCGACCGGACCTAGATGGACGCCTCCTCGAGGCAAAGCTTGCGCGGGGCTGCGGCAATCTGGCCTTCTCGGTGTCAACACAGTCTGCATCCATCCAGTACTCTATCCACCAAG TGCGCATTGGTGATTGTGATTACGACCTCCACTTCCCTCCATCGCGCCTGACGCATGCCATGGCGCTCGCGCCCTCAAGCTCCAGCACCAGCCCCGCCTTCCCGCTTCGCACCGCAGCCCACGTACCTCTGCTTCGGCCGCGTCGGCAACCCCTCCGGCCCTCGCCAAACCGGCGACCACCAAGAACCCTGCCACCTCCTCGCCTCCGCTTGGTGCTTGCCACCACCATACTTCCTCCTGACGCCTTCGGCAAGCGGCAAAAGCCTTCCTTGGCTTCTGCGGCGTGTACGCCGGCGCCAAGCGGTGGCGCGTGCCCATCGGTGGAGGCTGTGAGTGGATAA